One segment of Pseudomonas pohangensis DNA contains the following:
- the pglZ gene encoding BREX-1 system phosphatase PglZ type B: protein MTTTTIIQALAEALISAAKVNASVQVKPAAVLWADADSQWLPVIDRLREIYPGLLGLGEYQPDAGKGPAIWLKCAVAGLIPEYPVDQLPCVLHLPGVSRSDLRAIESCPRDLQPLAELQYRGVLWGQANGKDWTVNAFLTSKNGGLGLNVSQDQATQDALRQVLLAGLLMDMSLEELQGRRINAEWLQSLLAPNPVRDLLLWLNDPASALAQWDTSRREVFIQRCKSDFGFHPVNDGQLVAADNLAKAEGRWAAVAELYRDSFSSYPNILGLLAKLEPPQLGLFDDLAAVAGYPQVNEGKESALRYALSAIGSMTVDHARTAILAADKEHAVRREWLWAQMGRAPLALALEHLSQVAVLSAKLPVGVMPDQLAASYQESGWKVDAAALRSLAAVQSSSDLAAVSAALRAVYWPWLEEAARRLQEATRTAGGLAKKPTSAAPIQSNGTCTVFVDGLRYDVAVQLMEKLTSLGEASLGARWTSMPSVTASGKAWCSPVAHLVSGNPAEIDFEPSVTAEGKPLSAHNFRKLLSDNGVQPLGKHEIGDADGIAWTEAGDLDHYGHQHGVRLARDLDIQLAQVIERITELKDAGWRYFQIVTDHGWLLLPGGLPKSELPMHQAQTRWGRCAVLRDSAHGTPLTFGWDWCKDVQIAYAPGITSFIAGNEYAHGGLSLQECLVPVITLKASGAPSSAVTVTIKSVIWKGLRCVVQVEPADSGLTVDIRTKPALANSSIAASTKALENGKANLAIADDEHLGTAAVVVVLNQDGDVLQKSATTIGG, encoded by the coding sequence ATGACTACGACCACCATCATTCAAGCATTAGCAGAAGCCCTTATCAGCGCGGCTAAGGTTAATGCTTCGGTACAGGTGAAACCGGCGGCGGTTCTTTGGGCAGATGCAGATTCGCAATGGCTGCCGGTAATAGATCGGCTTCGTGAGATATACCCAGGTTTGCTCGGTTTGGGTGAGTATCAGCCGGATGCGGGTAAAGGGCCGGCTATTTGGTTGAAGTGTGCGGTTGCGGGGCTTATTCCGGAATATCCGGTTGACCAGCTGCCGTGCGTACTCCATTTGCCTGGCGTGAGTCGTTCCGACTTGCGTGCTATTGAGAGCTGTCCGCGCGACCTCCAGCCTCTGGCTGAGTTGCAGTACCGCGGCGTGCTCTGGGGGCAGGCCAATGGCAAAGATTGGACCGTAAACGCTTTTCTGACCTCTAAAAATGGTGGCCTTGGTCTGAATGTTTCGCAGGACCAGGCAACTCAGGATGCATTAAGACAGGTTTTGCTTGCTGGTCTGCTGATGGATATGTCACTGGAGGAACTTCAGGGGCGACGAATCAATGCTGAATGGCTACAGAGCCTATTAGCACCTAACCCCGTTCGTGATCTGCTGCTGTGGCTAAATGATCCAGCTTCCGCTCTGGCGCAATGGGACACTTCGCGTCGTGAGGTTTTTATACAGCGTTGCAAGTCCGATTTTGGATTTCATCCTGTAAATGATGGCCAGCTTGTAGCCGCGGATAATCTAGCCAAGGCCGAAGGAAGGTGGGCTGCAGTGGCAGAGCTGTATCGGGATTCGTTCTCTAGTTATCCCAATATCCTTGGCTTGTTAGCAAAGTTAGAGCCGCCTCAGCTTGGATTATTCGATGACCTCGCGGCTGTCGCTGGTTATCCGCAAGTGAATGAAGGAAAGGAAAGCGCTCTTCGGTATGCGCTTTCAGCCATTGGCAGCATGACGGTAGACCATGCTCGTACGGCAATACTTGCCGCTGATAAGGAACACGCGGTTCGCCGGGAGTGGTTGTGGGCCCAAATGGGGCGCGCACCATTGGCACTAGCACTGGAGCACCTTTCCCAGGTTGCAGTATTGAGCGCGAAATTGCCGGTTGGTGTTATGCCAGACCAGTTGGCAGCTAGTTATCAAGAATCTGGTTGGAAAGTAGATGCAGCTGCTTTGCGATCTTTAGCCGCTGTGCAAAGCAGCTCCGATCTGGCCGCCGTATCAGCTGCATTGCGCGCGGTTTATTGGCCTTGGCTCGAGGAGGCGGCAAGACGGTTGCAGGAGGCTACCAGGACGGCTGGCGGGTTGGCTAAAAAGCCTACGTCTGCAGCACCTATTCAGAGTAACGGCACCTGTACTGTGTTTGTCGATGGTTTGCGATATGACGTCGCAGTTCAACTGATGGAGAAGCTGACAAGTCTTGGTGAGGCCAGCTTGGGTGCTCGCTGGACAAGCATGCCTTCGGTTACAGCATCTGGAAAAGCCTGGTGTTCTCCAGTGGCTCATTTGGTTTCTGGCAATCCTGCAGAGATTGATTTTGAGCCCAGCGTGACCGCAGAGGGCAAGCCACTTTCGGCTCATAATTTCCGTAAGCTGCTGAGCGATAACGGGGTACAGCCTCTCGGGAAACATGAGATTGGCGATGCTGACGGTATTGCTTGGACCGAGGCAGGTGATCTTGATCACTATGGACATCAGCATGGAGTTCGCCTGGCCAGAGACCTTGATATCCAGCTAGCCCAGGTCATAGAGCGCATCACTGAATTAAAGGATGCCGGCTGGCGCTACTTCCAGATTGTTACCGACCACGGTTGGTTGCTGTTACCTGGAGGACTGCCGAAAAGTGAGCTACCGATGCACCAAGCTCAAACCCGCTGGGGTCGTTGTGCTGTTTTGAGGGATTCAGCCCACGGTACGCCGCTGACCTTCGGCTGGGACTGGTGTAAAGATGTTCAGATAGCCTACGCGCCAGGAATTACGAGCTTTATTGCTGGAAATGAGTATGCGCATGGAGGATTGAGCCTTCAGGAGTGCCTGGTTCCTGTAATCACCCTCAAGGCCAGTGGCGCGCCATCATCTGCGGTAACCGTGACAATCAAATCTGTCATTTGGAAGGGGTTGCGCTGTGTGGTTCAAGTTGAGCCAGCCGATTCGGGTTTGACGGTAGATATTCGCACCAAACCAGCGTTGGCAAATAGCAGCATAGCGGCCAGCACTAAAGCACTTGAGAATGGCAAAGCTAATTTGGCGATTGCCGATGATGAGCACTTGGGTACGGCTGCTGTTGTGGTCGTGCTTAACCAGGATGGCGATGTGCTGCAGAAGTCTGCAACCACCATTGGCGGATAA
- the brxL gene encoding protease Lon-related BREX system protein BrxL, protein MQLDDLDGKATSAFEGYVVRKDLVRTFSRQFPVPTYVVEFLLGRYCATIDEEEIQEGLEIVQRQLASRTVKAGEEELFKARAREAGSVKIIDIITARLDAKTDSYVATLPSLRLNDVRLTPEMVSNNERMLTGGFYAEVTLAYDASIAQEKGGRPFGIESLRAIQLSKREVLDVLAKGRENFSTAEWRDLLLRSVGFEPETLGDRAKDALLLRMIPFVERNYNLVELGPRGTGKSHLFQQVSPYAHLISGGKATVARMFVNNASGQRGLVCQYDVVCFDEVSGVSFDQKDGVNIMKGYMESGEFSRGKESIRADGSIVLVGNFDVDVEHQQRIGHLLGPLPPEMRDDTAFMDRIHCFLPGWDVPKLSPNLFTEHFGLVSDFLSECFTQLRSQSRVSELQGRVYWGGALSGRDINGVNKTVSGLLKLISPNPETDVSDEDLEWAVRLALEVRRRVKEQQKRIGAAEFRNTHFSYTFGTEGVEKFVATPELQSQSGIGDEPLECGQIWTLSPGGQDEHPGLFRLEVTEGPGSGVRVLNNPVPPAFRESIRCAEQNLYARAAQLVGDRDPRAHEFSVQLRGFDAAKSGAKTGVGALIALASALLKKSVRGGLVVVGEVTLGGTIEPVHNAVTLAELSVEKGAKSLLLPVSCRRQLFDLSDDMATKLDIEFYQDARDALLKALAE, encoded by the coding sequence ATGCAGCTCGATGATCTAGACGGTAAGGCGACAAGCGCTTTCGAGGGCTACGTGGTTCGTAAGGATCTGGTACGTACGTTCAGTCGCCAATTCCCGGTGCCCACCTACGTAGTTGAATTCCTGCTCGGGCGCTATTGCGCAACGATTGACGAGGAGGAGATACAAGAAGGGCTGGAGATCGTCCAGCGGCAGTTAGCATCGCGCACAGTCAAGGCAGGCGAGGAGGAGTTGTTTAAGGCTCGTGCTCGCGAGGCTGGCTCAGTAAAAATTATCGACATCATTACTGCTCGTCTCGACGCAAAAACTGACTCTTATGTAGCCACCTTGCCTAGTTTGCGGTTGAACGATGTTCGTTTAACGCCAGAGATGGTCAGCAATAACGAGCGCATGTTGACCGGCGGCTTTTATGCCGAAGTTACCCTTGCCTATGACGCATCCATTGCACAGGAGAAAGGTGGCCGTCCCTTTGGCATTGAGTCGCTAAGAGCTATTCAGCTGTCAAAGCGTGAAGTACTGGATGTCCTTGCAAAAGGACGTGAAAACTTCTCTACCGCAGAGTGGCGTGATTTGTTGTTGCGCAGCGTCGGATTTGAGCCAGAGACTTTGGGCGATCGGGCTAAAGATGCGCTGCTACTTCGTATGATTCCTTTCGTAGAGCGTAACTACAACCTTGTCGAGCTTGGCCCGAGGGGCACAGGAAAATCACACTTGTTCCAGCAAGTCTCGCCTTACGCTCACCTGATTTCGGGTGGTAAGGCGACGGTCGCGCGAATGTTCGTCAACAACGCATCTGGGCAGAGAGGCCTGGTGTGTCAGTACGATGTTGTGTGTTTCGACGAGGTGTCGGGTGTTTCCTTCGACCAGAAGGATGGCGTAAACATCATGAAGGGATACATGGAGAGCGGCGAGTTTTCACGCGGCAAAGAAAGTATTCGCGCTGATGGTTCCATAGTCCTGGTGGGCAACTTTGACGTGGATGTCGAGCACCAGCAACGCATTGGGCATCTTTTGGGGCCGCTGCCCCCGGAGATGCGAGACGATACAGCCTTCATGGATCGCATCCATTGCTTCTTGCCGGGCTGGGATGTGCCGAAGCTAAGCCCAAACTTGTTCACAGAGCATTTCGGCCTGGTCAGTGATTTTTTATCCGAGTGCTTCACTCAACTGCGAAGTCAAAGTCGTGTTTCGGAGTTGCAGGGCCGCGTTTACTGGGGCGGGGCATTGAGCGGGCGGGACATCAATGGCGTCAACAAGACAGTAAGTGGCCTGCTCAAACTGATTTCGCCTAACCCGGAAACTGATGTAAGCGATGAAGATCTGGAGTGGGCAGTTCGCCTTGCGCTGGAAGTGCGCCGCAGAGTGAAAGAGCAACAAAAACGTATTGGAGCTGCTGAGTTCCGTAACACGCACTTCAGTTACACCTTTGGTACCGAAGGTGTTGAAAAGTTCGTGGCTACCCCTGAGTTGCAAAGCCAAAGTGGAATCGGTGACGAACCTCTGGAGTGCGGTCAGATTTGGACGTTGAGTCCAGGTGGCCAGGATGAGCACCCCGGCCTATTTCGTCTGGAGGTTACTGAGGGACCGGGGAGCGGGGTGCGAGTGTTAAACAACCCTGTTCCACCTGCGTTCCGGGAGTCCATTCGCTGCGCGGAGCAAAATCTCTATGCGCGCGCAGCGCAGTTAGTGGGAGACCGTGATCCTCGCGCACATGAATTCTCGGTACAACTTCGTGGTTTTGATGCGGCTAAATCGGGTGCTAAAACAGGTGTTGGCGCTTTGATCGCCCTTGCTAGCGCATTACTGAAGAAATCAGTACGCGGAGGCTTGGTAGTGGTTGGGGAGGTCACCCTGGGCGGCACTATTGAGCCCGTTCACAATGCCGTTACTCTCGCGGAGTTGTCAGTGGAAAAAGGCGCTAAATCCCTGTTGCTCCCGGTTTCATGCCGCCGCCAGCTTTTCGATCTTTCTGATGATATGGCAACGAAGCTTGATATCGAATTTTATCAGGATGCGCGTGATGCTTTGCTAAAAGCGTTAGCCGAATAA
- a CDS encoding DUF4145 domain-containing protein, producing MAGFFKRSLSWIVALVVLLLLTGLTHMYARVTTLGYVQGYDFLIFKNAFDRLDVSNHEDGKLIKSTTNVLGSSDRALFSVAVISGNTCLENDGSNGICKLFPVRSVFESALSKNKVHTIAGKYLELNVMEDSDRRYFVFDKLQGGDLIVAETLPYLIYDDSFLSRESLFFKDIPKYLSTYDGFSLMYRKSIGAWVFLIIIIGMLFVSQEVIYRKKSYEFKRLNTDKDAIEKRLLDANESLSTILFEKDALENEISEIKLELEKIDSLSHSKADLENTLKMKMHELHKKDNLVSQVENHHLEDLNKLYNLEKELENLRNKLSNQDQDDISRQEASDLNELKSLWLNGKLTWDDRLAIEGKVSFADLDRAPFTDYIVYTSFEQWIVRACNRHKLAYPGEKLELYKQIDLLKNANIVSDKEADLLHEARIVRNNWFHSGVKPTAAFTSKVVKFLKIKNSPKIDPRV from the coding sequence ATGGCTGGCTTTTTTAAAAGATCGTTGTCTTGGATTGTTGCGCTTGTAGTGCTGCTACTATTAACCGGGCTAACTCATATGTATGCCAGAGTGACTACGCTTGGTTATGTGCAGGGTTATGATTTTCTTATATTTAAGAATGCTTTTGATAGACTTGATGTCAGTAATCATGAAGATGGAAAATTAATTAAATCTACCACAAACGTGCTTGGGAGCAGTGACCGCGCACTTTTTTCTGTCGCAGTGATATCTGGTAATACATGTTTGGAAAATGATGGGAGCAACGGAATTTGTAAGTTATTTCCAGTCCGTTCAGTGTTTGAGTCGGCGCTGTCAAAAAATAAAGTCCACACCATTGCTGGAAAATATCTTGAGTTAAACGTTATGGAAGACAGTGATAGGAGATATTTTGTATTTGATAAACTCCAGGGCGGGGATTTGATTGTTGCTGAAACTTTACCATATCTTATCTATGACGATTCATTTCTTAGTAGGGAAAGTTTATTTTTTAAAGATATTCCAAAATATCTTTCTACCTACGATGGATTTTCCCTTATGTACCGGAAAAGCATTGGGGCTTGGGTTTTTTTAATTATCATAATTGGTATGCTTTTTGTTTCTCAGGAAGTTATTTACAGAAAAAAAAGTTATGAATTCAAACGGCTTAATACAGATAAAGACGCGATTGAAAAGCGGTTGTTAGATGCTAATGAATCGCTTTCTACTATCCTATTTGAAAAGGATGCGCTAGAAAATGAAATATCAGAAATTAAGCTGGAGCTTGAAAAGATTGATAGCCTTTCTCACTCTAAGGCTGATCTTGAAAATACACTGAAAATGAAGATGCATGAGCTTCACAAGAAGGATAACCTTGTCAGTCAAGTCGAAAATCACCACCTGGAGGATCTGAACAAACTTTATAACTTAGAGAAAGAGCTAGAAAATTTACGAAATAAATTATCAAACCAAGATCAAGATGATATTTCTAGGCAGGAAGCTTCTGACCTTAATGAATTAAAAAGCTTATGGTTAAATGGAAAATTAACTTGGGATGATCGGTTGGCTATTGAGGGGAAAGTTTCCTTTGCGGATTTAGATAGAGCGCCCTTTACTGACTATATAGTGTATACGTCATTTGAGCAGTGGATAGTCCGAGCTTGTAATAGACATAAATTGGCTTATCCAGGCGAGAAGCTTGAGCTCTATAAACAGATCGATCTTTTAAAAAATGCCAATATTGTAAGCGATAAAGAGGCGGACCTTCTTCATGAAGCCAGAATTGTTAGGAATAACTGGTTTCACTCAGGTGTTAAGCCTACAGCCGCATTCACATCTAAGGTTGTTAAGTTCCTTAAGATAAAAAACAGTCCAAAAATTGATCCGAGAGTATGA
- a CDS encoding site-specific integrase, protein MGNIVVRKETGNLFFDFRYLGKRCREQTTLPNTPANRKKAEKILSLIEAEITLGSFDYGTYFPHSARVQEFSRLKAGCALMNTPLLKDFAELWFDEKKIEWRDSHSKTVRSTLEKHLLPVFGKKEVSAITKADILAFRSALGKVPGQKGQSLSATRINHIMTPLRMILNEAADRFEFTSPYLAIKSLKVQKTDVEPFTLQEVIQILDTVRSDFRPYYTVRFFTGLRTAEVDGLQWKYVDFERRQILIRETWVGGKLDYTKNDGSQREIDMSGPVFEALQEQKKRTGNSQFVFCTREGTPHEYRNISKRVWAPLLRHLGLRVRRPYQSRHTAATLWLAAGENPEWIARQMGHTTTEMLFRVYSRYVPNLTRHDGSAFDNLIKANLQG, encoded by the coding sequence ATGGGTAATATTGTTGTCCGGAAGGAGACAGGGAATCTCTTCTTTGACTTTCGCTATCTCGGCAAGCGTTGCCGAGAGCAGACCACCCTTCCCAATACCCCGGCCAATCGCAAGAAAGCCGAGAAGATACTCAGTCTTATCGAGGCTGAAATCACCCTGGGAAGCTTTGATTACGGCACCTACTTTCCACACAGCGCCAGAGTCCAAGAGTTCAGCCGGTTAAAAGCTGGCTGCGCTCTGATGAATACACCTCTGCTGAAAGACTTCGCAGAGCTCTGGTTCGATGAAAAGAAAATCGAATGGCGTGATAGCCATAGCAAGACGGTACGCAGCACGCTTGAAAAGCATCTGCTGCCGGTCTTCGGCAAGAAAGAAGTCAGCGCCATCACCAAGGCAGACATCCTGGCATTCCGCTCGGCTCTCGGCAAAGTGCCCGGGCAGAAAGGTCAGAGTCTGTCAGCGACGCGAATCAACCACATCATGACGCCATTGCGCATGATCCTTAATGAGGCGGCTGACCGTTTTGAGTTTACGTCACCTTACCTTGCAATCAAATCACTGAAAGTACAGAAGACAGATGTCGAGCCTTTCACTCTGCAGGAGGTTATTCAGATTCTGGACACTGTCAGGTCTGATTTCCGCCCGTACTACACCGTCAGGTTCTTTACTGGGCTGCGTACGGCGGAAGTTGACGGGTTGCAGTGGAAATACGTCGACTTCGAGCGCAGGCAGATCCTGATTCGTGAAACCTGGGTAGGCGGCAAACTCGACTACACAAAGAACGATGGCTCCCAGCGCGAAATCGATATGTCGGGGCCTGTCTTCGAAGCACTCCAGGAGCAAAAGAAACGAACAGGCAATAGTCAGTTCGTGTTCTGTACTCGCGAAGGAACTCCACACGAGTACCGGAATATCAGTAAGCGCGTGTGGGCGCCGCTGCTTCGCCATCTGGGGCTCAGGGTACGTCGGCCATATCAGAGCCGGCATACGGCAGCAACGCTCTGGCTGGCAGCCGGTGAGAACCCTGAATGGATCGCACGTCAAATGGGCCATACCACCACCGAGATGCTGTTTCGCGTTTACTCGCGCTATGTGCCGAACCTGACTCGCCACGATGGCAGCGCCTTCGACAATCTGATCAAAGCCAACTTACAGGGCTGA
- a CDS encoding helix-turn-helix domain-containing protein has translation MFKQQLDEKSFREKRRITLNEVSDATGISRATLSRIANTPGHNTSTDHIDALCDYLGCELDDLLKRVVEKSE, from the coding sequence ATGTTCAAGCAACAGCTGGACGAGAAATCCTTCAGGGAGAAGCGCCGCATCACGTTAAATGAAGTGAGTGATGCAACTGGAATCTCCAGGGCAACGCTTTCGCGTATAGCCAATACACCTGGCCACAACACTTCGACTGATCATATCGATGCGCTTTGCGACTACTTAGGGTGTGAGTTGGATGACTTGCTCAAGCGAGTGGTAGAGAAGTCGGAGTGA